The nucleotide sequence AGCTGCGACTACGTCATCGCTCCTGCGCCGGCGGTGGCCCGTACGGCCTGAGGTAGGCGCGCAGGGCCGCCCGGAGCGCGGGGGCCAGCGCGACCGCGGCCAGGGCCGACGTGCTCACCTGGACGGCGTCGGTCACGAGCTCGACCGGGACGGCGCCCGGCCCGAGCAGCGCCCATGCAGCGACCGCGTAGGCCGCCATCATCCAGAGCGCGCCCGGCACGATGGCGAGGAGGTCCCGGCCCCACGGGCCCGGGCGGGCGAGGGCACCCACCAAGACGCCCTCCACCGCCTTGATGATCAGGGTGAGGGGGGCCCAGGCGCCGA is from Limnochorda sp. L945t and encodes:
- a CDS encoding ECF transporter S component, with protein sequence MTSRSDPPGTGRPRTVPRVEGSPALPMLSPGKQVAFGALAAALTLAATLYLKVPVSAGGQYFNLGEAVIYAGALVGGRWIGGAGALGAALADLLQGFGAWAPLTLIIKAVEGVLVGALARPGPWGRDLLAIVPGALWMMAAYAVAAWALLGPGAVPVELVTDAVQVSTSALAAVALAPALRAALRAYLRPYGPPPAQER